A window of the Hordeum vulgare subsp. vulgare chromosome 5H, MorexV3_pseudomolecules_assembly, whole genome shotgun sequence genome harbors these coding sequences:
- the LOC123399835 gene encoding probable glucan 1,3-beta-glucosidase A, translating into MRSRLFHCSFLLVLCFLSRSSAAMAAPRLPVRAVNLGGWLVTEGWILPSLFDGIPNNDLLDGTQLQFKSVTQNAYMAAENGGGAALVANRPQASGWETFKMWRINEVTFNFKVFGNQFVGVQSDGSLVATAATPGRSETFRLVRSPGDQYRMRIMAPNGLFLQANKDSSLTADYGKSTSWGDDDPSVFAVTRVSGLQGEYQICNGYGTAKATPILRNHWSAYIVEDDFRFISKSGLTAVRIPVGWWIANDSRPPAPYVGGSLKTLDKAFKWAEKYNLDVIIDLHAAPGAQNPFEHSSSKDGSQDWGTTDTSIAQTVQVIDFLASRYAKSPSLLGVELMNEPLAPGVSLESLKTYYRDGYNAVRKHSSKAYVIMSNRLSSPDSTELLELASGLPGSVIDVHYYALFNNMFDTFTVQQNIDFIKTNYSSALSTVTRQNGPLTFVGEWVAEWKVPNAAKQEFQMFANAQMDVYGKATFGWAYWTLKNVNNHWSMEWMINNGYISLKS; encoded by the exons ATGAGGAGCCGCCTCTTCCACTGTTCCTTTCTCCTCGTGCTGTGCTTCCTCTCCCGAAGCTCGGCGGCTATGGCTGCTCCCCGTCTCCCCGTCCGGGCGGTGAACCTCGGTGGGTGGCTGGTGACGGAGGGCTGGATCCTGCCGTCCCTCTTCGACGGCATCCCCAACAACGATCTTCTG GACGGCACGCAGCTGCAGTTCAAGTCGGTGACGCAGAACGCCTACATGGCCGCTGAGAATGGCGGCGGCGCGGCGCTGGTGGCGAACCGGCCTCAGGCGTCTGGCTGGGAGACATTCAAGATGTGGCGGATCAACGAGGTGACATTCAACTTCAAAGTGTTCGGCAACCAGTTCGTGGGCGTCCAGAGCGACGGCTCGCTTGTCGCGACGGCGGCGACGCCGGGGCGGTCGGAGACGTTCCGGTTGGTCCGCAGCCCCGGCGACCAGTACAGGATGCGGATCATGGCGCCCAACGGGCTCTTCTTGCAG GCAAACAAAGATAGCTCGTTGACGGCGGACTATGGCAAAAGCACAAGCTGGGGCGACGACGACCCGTCGGTGTTTGCGGTGACCAGAGTTTCGGGGCTCCAAGGGGAGTACCAAATCTGCAACGGCTATGGGACGGCAAAGGCTACACCAATTCTCAGG AATCACTGGAGCGCGTATATAGTGGAAGATGACTTTAGGTTCATCTCCAAAAGCGGGCTGACCGCAGTGAGAATACCAGTGGGATGGTGGATCGCTAACGACTCCAGACCTCCTGCACCTTACGTTGGAGGTTCACTTAAAACCTTGGACAAGGCATTCAAATGGGCAGA AAAGTACAATCTGGACGTCATCATTGACCTACACGCAGCACCTGGGGCGCAAAATCCCTTTGAGCACAGCTCCTCCAAGGACGGCTCGCAAGACTGGGGCACCACTGACACTAGCATTGCGCAAACCGTGCAAGTGATAGATTTTCTTGCATCTAGGTACGCCAAAAGCCCAAGCCTCCTCGGGGTTGAGCTAATGAACGAGCCGTTGGCGCCCGGCGTATCCCTGGAGAGCCTGAAAACATATTATCGTGACGGGTACAACGCTGTAAGGAAGCACTCATCGAAGGCCTATGTGATCATGTCCAACCGACTATCATCCCCGGACTCAACAGAGCTCCTTGAGCTCGCCAGCGGGTTACCCGGATCCGTCATCGACGTGCATTACTAtgcgttgttcaacaacatgttcGATACTTTCACCGTGCAGCAGAATATTGATTTCATCAAGACCAACTACTCAAGCGCTCTCAGCACTGTCACGAGGCAAAATGGTCCCCTCACCTTTGTAG GAGAATGGGTGGCTGAGTGGAAGGTGCCCAATGCAGCGAAGCAAGAGTTCCAGATGTTTGCAAATGCACAAATGGATGTGTACGGGAAGGCAACGTTTGGATGGGCCTATTGGACTCTCAAGAATGTGAACAACCACTGGAGTATGGAGTGGATGATCAATAATGGATACATCTCCTTGAAAAGCTAG